A genome region from Hevea brasiliensis isolate MT/VB/25A 57/8 chromosome 7, ASM3005281v1, whole genome shotgun sequence includes the following:
- the LOC110640100 gene encoding BES1/BZR1 homolog protein 2 — MTAGGSSGRLPTWKERENNKRRERRRRAIAAKIYSGLRAQGNYKLPKHCDNNEVLKALCAEAGWIVEDDGTTYRKGCKPPPLEIAGTSTNISACSSVQPSPQSSNFPSPVPSYHASPTSSSFPSPTRYDGNPSTYLLPFLRNIASIPTSLPPLRISNSAPVTPPLSSPTSRSSKRKADWESFSHGSLNSFGHPLFAVSAPSSPTRRQHLTPATIPECDESDASTVDSGRWANFQGVAAQVAPPSPTFNLVKSVAQQSGFQDRVDGHGGLGWGAAAERGRGSEFEFENGRVKPWEGERIHEIGVDDLELTLGSAKAH, encoded by the exons ATGACTGCCGGTGGATCCTCAGGGAGGTTGCCTACGTGGAAGGAGAGAGAGAATAACAAGAGAAGAGAGAGGAGAAGAAGAGCCATAGCTGCTAAGATTTATTCAGGGCTTAGAGCTCAGGGGAACTATAAGCTTCCTAAACACTGTGATAATAATGAAGTCTTGAAAGCTCTTTGTGCTGAGGCTGGTTGGATCGTTGAAGATGATGGCACCACCTATCGCAAG GGCTGCAAGCCACCCCCACTAGAGATAGCGGGCACTTCAACAAACATCAGTGCATGTTCCTCTGTTCAACCTAGCCCACAATCCTCAAATTTTCCAAGTCCTGTACCTTCCTACCATGCCAGTCCAACATCATCCTCATTCCCAAGTCCCACTAGGTATGATGGCAACCCCTCCACATACCTTCTTCCATTCCTCCGCAACATAGCTTCAATCCCCACGAGCCTTCCTCCTCTTAGAATATCCAATAGTGCTCCTGTAACACCTCCCCTTTCTTCCCCCACTTCCAGAAGTTCAAAGAGGAAAGCTGACTGGGAATCCTTTTCACATGGCTCCTTAAACTCATTTGGCCATCCCCTTTTTGCTGTTTCTGCCCCTTCAAGTCCTACACGGCGCCAGCATCTTACACCAGCAACAATACCAGAATGTGATGAGTCTGATGCCTCTACTGTGGACTCTGGCCGCTGGGCGAATTTTCAGGGAGTTGCTGCCCAGGTAGCTCCTCCATCACCAACATTTAATCTTGTCAAATCAGTGGCCCAGCAGAGTGGTTTTCAGGATAGAGTTGATGGGCATGGAGGATTAGGCTGGGGGGCAGCAGCAGAGAGGGGGAGAGGGTCAGAATTTGAATTTGAGAATGGCAGGGTGAAGCCATGGGAGGGTGAGAGGATTCACGAGATAGGGGTTGATGATCTTGAGCTCACACTTGGGAGTGCAAAGGCCCATTGA
- the LOC110640103 gene encoding NEDD8-conjugating enzyme Ubc12 isoform X1, whose translation MIRLFKVKEKQRELAENANGGAPVKKQTAGELRLHKDISELNLPKSCTISFPNGKDNLMNFEVSIHPDEGYYLGGTFLFSFQVSPIYPHEAPKVKCKTKVYHPNIDLEGNVCLNILREDWKPVLNINTIIYGLYHLFTEPNYEDPLNHDAAAVLRDNPKMFECNVRRAMAGGYVGQTFFPRCI comes from the exons ATGATTCGGCTATTTAAAGTAAAGGAGAAGCAGAGGGAACTTGCTGAAAATGCTAATGGAGGCGCACCTGTCAAAAAGCAAACTGCTGGAGAGTTGCGTCTTCATAAGG ATATTTCTGAGCTGAACCTGCCTAAATCATGCACCATATCATTTCCCAATGGCAAGGACAACCTGATGAATTTTGAGGTTTCAATCCATCCAGATGAAGGATATTATTT agGTGGCACATTTCTGTTCTCTTTCCAAGTTTCTCCCATCTATCCACATGAGGCACCAAAGGTTAAGTGCAAGACCAAG GTTTACCATCCTAACATTGACTTGGAAGGAAATGTCTGCCTCAACATCTTGCGAGAAGATTGGAAACCTGTCCTCAATATAAACACTATTATATATGGATTATACCATCTTTTCACG GAACCAAATTATGAGGATCCCCTTAATCATGATGCTGCTGCAGTGTTGAGGGACAACCCAAAAATGTTTGAGTGTAATGTGAGAAGAGCTATGGCTGGAGGATATGTTGGGCAAACCTTTTTTCCACGGTGTATTTAG
- the LOC110640103 gene encoding NEDD8-conjugating enzyme Ubc12 isoform X2, whose product MIHLLLLYATFIMPLSLLAHSNHSYFCPFFSFFSVSNSFLTPGAMIRLFKVKEKQRELAENANGGAPVKKQTAGELRLHKDISELNLPKSCTISFPNGKDNLMNFEVSIHPDEGYYLGGTFLFSFQVSPIYPHEAPKVKCKTKVYHPNIDLEGNVCLNILREDWKPVLNINTIIYGLYHLFTEPNYEDPLNHDAAAVLRDNPKMFECNVRRAMAGGYVGQTFFPRCI is encoded by the exons atgatacatttattattattatatgctaCATTCATAATGCCCTTGTCGTTGCTTGCTCACTCAAATCACTCATATTTTTGCCCTTTTTTTTCATTCTTCTCTGTGTCCAACTCTTTCCTTACACCAG GAGCTATGATTCGGCTATTTAAAGTAAAGGAGAAGCAGAGGGAACTTGCTGAAAATGCTAATGGAGGCGCACCTGTCAAAAAGCAAACTGCTGGAGAGTTGCGTCTTCATAAGG ATATTTCTGAGCTGAACCTGCCTAAATCATGCACCATATCATTTCCCAATGGCAAGGACAACCTGATGAATTTTGAGGTTTCAATCCATCCAGATGAAGGATATTATTT agGTGGCACATTTCTGTTCTCTTTCCAAGTTTCTCCCATCTATCCACATGAGGCACCAAAGGTTAAGTGCAAGACCAAG GTTTACCATCCTAACATTGACTTGGAAGGAAATGTCTGCCTCAACATCTTGCGAGAAGATTGGAAACCTGTCCTCAATATAAACACTATTATATATGGATTATACCATCTTTTCACG GAACCAAATTATGAGGATCCCCTTAATCATGATGCTGCTGCAGTGTTGAGGGACAACCCAAAAATGTTTGAGTGTAATGTGAGAAGAGCTATGGCTGGAGGATATGTTGGGCAAACCTTTTTTCCACGGTGTATTTAG